From the Eschrichtius robustus isolate mEscRob2 chromosome 19, mEscRob2.pri, whole genome shotgun sequence genome, the window TAAGcaagctgcccaaggtcacagccgGCTGGGGGCGGGCAAGATTCTACCTCGTGCCGTCCTGCACCAGACTAGGTGGGTAGGCTTCCCTGTACTGGTAGGGTCTTGAATTTGGGATCTTGTCCGTCCTCCCCCATCAAGATGTGAGCTCTGGGAGGGGGGACCTCGTCTGGTGCACACAGGCAtttaatgaacattgtggaatcAAGAAGGGATGAGTGGGTATCTTAGGATGGCCACATCCCTTCGTGACCGCCTGCGCCCTCCTGCCGTGCTCTGCTCGGGGAATTCTATTCGTGGTCAAGGCGTTTAGTCCCAGTAAACTCGATCCTCGGGGCGAGGGGGGGACCCCAAGGAAATCACCAGCTTGGGCTGAGTCAGGACGGAGAATCCGCTCACAGCGGGGCACGGGCGCCACCTGGCGGAGGAATTCTGCTAAGACAGAGCCGCTGGGAGACCCGGAACGTTTGCTTTGGGTGAAGTGGAATCTGCATCTGAAAGGGAGTTGATATCGGGTGTTATTAGTGGGCACTTGTCTGAAAATCAGTGTATGATGATGGGTGCCATCTATCAGTGGCTTCCAAACTTTTCTGACCGTGACGCACAGTAAGAAATCATTTCACATCAACATGGTTTCATCAAATACCACCCTGTACTTACTGCCTGATGTTTTTTATTCTACtgtattcctatttttaaatgttggtcaGATCCCCTGATCACGCCTCCAGGGATTCCCCCTCTGACTTCAAGATGAAcggagctcagagaggtgaagacaCTTGTCCAAAGCCACACAGGTTGTATGCGACAGTGCCAGTTTCTGCCTCAGTCCTAAAGGAGAGAAATCACTAAATGCTCCAAATTTCACTGCTATTGAGTACAATTTAATTTAGTCCTTTCTCCATTTTGCCAATAAGATTGAGCTGCACTGGTCTGCTGTTTTCTTATTACTGTATAATGTAAATGAATGACATTCCCGAGCTCAGGCTTAAAAAATGCAAGTCTTCTTATGTCACAAGATGAATCTGAGACGGCAATAAAGAGTCTGCATTGAGGTGGCCACCAGTGGCGCTCGCAGCATCATTGCCAATACCACTGTCACCACCGCCtccgtcaccatcatcaccacggTCATCAACGTCATCATCACATCCCCTTCTCTGTCACCATCAGCATCACATCGTGATCATCACTGTCACCAAAGTCACCACCTTCATTCACCATCATCATCGCCATCCCCACTACGGCCATCGCCAACATCACCACTATCACCAACACCGTCACCGCCACAAAAATCACCCCCACTCGAAAGCAGGTATCAGCAGCCCCCTTTTTGTCTCCTAGCTACAGCCTTGGCCCAGCAAGCCTGCgtcctccatccctctctccacCCTGAGCCACAGGGGATGTGACTATGACCCCGAGGGTAGTGCTGTCTTGCTTGGGAACCAAGAGGATTCTGGGTTTGATTTGCTGACTTTTCTTTAAGTGGCCTCAGTTCTATTCTGAGCTTGTTGCCACAAGGTTGACCATCCATAGATGGCGAGCCCAGCCCCTGGACCAGGGGAGGGTCTGCTCCGTGTAGCTCTAGGACCCTTGAGGTGGCTGAGACTCGGGGTGGGGGGGTTTAAGGCTGAATGCCTCCTGCTATAGGGGCTTGAGACCACTTTGGGGAGGGGAGACCTGAGGGTCTGGGTTCTCTGTGCTCATTGTCCTGTcttaggagagaaagaagaggaagtccCTCTGGGATGGCAAATAGGGCTGGTGGTCATGACTCTGCCCCCCGCCAAGATGAGACTTCCCAGGTCCCAAAGGAGAAAGTGAGAATGACAGCCTAACTTCCAGAAGTCACATCCTAGGGAGTTGCCATTTCCATCGCCTTCCTGAAATACccgtttttaaatttcttgttcaCTATTATATCCCCAGAGCCTAGTACCCTgtatggcacatagtaagtactcaataaatgtttgtcaaatCAATGGGAAAAGAGATGGAGAGTCCCCCTCCACTGCAACTGTTAGGGAAGAGATGGGATTCTGCATCATAGCGTTAATTCAAAGGATCTGATTTGATACGGTGTGAAGGGGAGAACTTTTACAAAATTATTAACTTTGTACTGTGCACTAAAGAGACTGTGAAAATTAATAATTCATTCCAACATCTCCTGTTCCTTATGAATATTTCTCAGAAGTGATTTCCACAAAAATGTTTTCTAGGATGCCCAAAACTGTAGGAGTTGTGGTCAGGTCCAGTGACTGTTCCCTCCAGAAGGCTTTCACCCTGCTGGGTTGTCTTGATCATTTGCTGCCCTGCTTTTAACATCCTGCCTGTAAACTGAATAAATACAGGTAAGCTTTCTCATCAGATCGCAAGATCGATAGCCCTTTCCCTCACGATGGGAAATTAAATCCCATGACTCTGATGGATTAATTATTTTACAAACAAAACTAGTGAGcccgcaagagggaagagatatgagaacatacgtatatgtataactgattcactttgttataaagcagaaactaacataccattgtaaagcaattatactccaataaacatgttaaaaaaaacaaaaaaacaactagtgagcccacgttTGCACTAAATTAGCAAACGGTGCCAGGCCCACTGATGACTGAACTTCCGGGATGGCTGAGAGCGGAAGGTGGCGACCCCTGCTCGCAGCCCCGACACACAGAGGCGAGAGTCACCTCcaattttgtccagttttttaaGTACAATTTTGAAGACTGTTTTGTGTTGTTAAAGCATTCTTATAAAGTCTGTGTGTTGAACTGCATTTGTGAGAACAGAATGAGTTCCAGgtcccttatttttctttaatactttCTTTCTGTTGTCActatttatattctttatatatcttgATTAAAGCTAATTAATCAACGATGTGGTGGGCAATTTGGGGGCAATTtggagtttttttctttcctgtgcaaTTTTGAGGTAGCAAGGTTGACATGCTGCTTTCAGTCCCCTCTCTTGAGATATGAAGAattccaaaatataaattaaaaaattttaaaggtacaCACTGAGATTCTGGGGTTGCTTCTTACTGCAGCATAACCCAGCCTATCCTGACTGATACGGTTCCTGGTTCTCAGTAGAGCCTGAAATGTgcaagtctcaaaaaaaaaaaaaaaaatgagtaaatgaatgaatggcaggGAATAGGGACAGGGTCATACCTTTTCTCCTGGGCCAAAGGTAGAGGAAACAGCCATGTCTTATGCTCACTCACTCACATATACGCTTGTAACCAGGCTGGGGTAAAAATCAGACTCTGACCTTTATTTCCTATGGTCACAGCTCATGCTGACCCTGATGTCTTTGCCCCCATTCTTCCCCCACTGGTCAGTATGGGGACTCTTGAGGAGGACAAGGAATGAGGAGCTACAGAGACAGGGACATGAGATGCGAGGAGGGCCTGGGagatggaggagaggagagggagttaGAAATGGGGAAGCCGAAACAGGAGGTGGGGGGGGATAATCAGAGAGGTCAGAGCAGAGATGGGAAGACAAACATGGAGACAGGACAGAGACACACTGAACGGGAAGCCTAGAGAACAGGAGATTAGGGAACCAAAAGGGAAGGGCAGGTTggaaacggggggggggggggggggcggatccAGGCGACAGATGAAGGGGAGCTGATGGGAAGAGATGCAGAGACATAGTGAAGGGGAGATGGAGACAGGTGTGCAGGCAGTTCACCCGGAGCTGGGTGAGAAAGATGGAGAGTCATAGGGGAAATTGAGAGGCAGAGACCCAGAGAAGGCCCTACAAGGAGCCAGAGGCAGGGTGAGGGCTGGGTGCCCCTAGTAGTTGCTCTGGGAATCTTTGCTGGTGGTGGAGACCCGGCCGGTGCTAGAGGCAGGGCCAGTGCTTGAGACTTGGCCTCTGCTGGACTCGAGGCCTCCACTCGATTCtgactcagggcctttgctctcCGGGCCCCCAAAGCTCTCGTGGCCTCTGCTGGACCCCAAGTGTCCAGAGGACCCCAGGTAGCTGCTAGAGTTGGGGGATCTGGAGATCACTCGGCCCGCAGTCGAGCCCCGGCTGGACGTAAGTCCCCCGGTGACGGCGCTGGTGGAGCCGAAGGTCGTGTGGCCTGCGCTGGAGCTGGGGTCCCCAAAGGTGACACGGCCGACATTGGAGCCGGTGGCGCGGCCTCCGCTGGACGCCAGGACGCCGCTAGTCCTGTGGCTCGCGAGGGAGCCGGGGACAGCGCGGGGGCTCTTGGGCAGCAGGGGCAGGCCGGGGCTGGCCGGGGTGCTGTCCACCGTCCTGACGGCCTCGGCCATCTCCTCCAGGCGCCGCTCCCCCGCCTGCTCCCGGGCCTCCAGCTGCGGGGGAGGCGAGTTAGGGCCCCGGAGGAGGCAGAGCTGCCCCGCGCCCGCGGGCACCCGTCCTCACCGACTTCACCACGCGGCTCAGCAACTCCTCCTTGCTCAGCGGATAGTCGTCGTTGGCCTCAAAGCCTGGGGGGTCCTCGCTAAAGTGGGTGGAAGACAGGAAGGGACTCTACTCCTCGACCTTTAGAAGGCCGATGGCGCCTCATTGCTAGGCCCTGAGACCCTCAGCCGTGCGCCGGGCTCTGAGCGCCCTTTCCCCTTCGGGTCCACCCAGGGCCCCATCGAATGTCCCTGGAGCCCTTACTCCTTCTGATTCCCCCGAAGTACCCACTTCATCTTCtacgccccccgcccccgggcctCACCCACCCTTCAGTCCCAGGGGCCCGCCCCCACCTGAAAACCCTCCCTTCCTGCGTCTCCTCTGCCCCCGCGTCTCGTCTGCCCCCGGGGAAGCTCCCTGACCCTTGCCCTCTGGCTCACAGATTGTCAGGGGGCTGAGGTGGGGCCACTTTCTTGGGAAGATCCTCGGGGCTCTGGCCCAGCACCAGGAGGGCAGCGTTAGGCGAGCTGGCAGAGAGGTTGTTCTGGAGGGTGGAGAAGCCAGTGGTCCGCTCAGGCCCGTCTCCAAGGCCCCGGCGCCCTGTCCCCCCTGCGCACCGTCTGCGCCCCAACCTGGGTTTCGAGGAAGGCCTGCACCGTCAGGAGCTCCACCAGCCGCTTCTCGATGAGGCCCAGGAAGAGGCCTATGTCCCGGTCTCTCATGTGGCTCTTGACCCCTAGGAGGTCATTGATGACGGTGCTGTCACACTGGGCCCTGGTGAAGAGGCGCTGGATATCTGGGGTCAGAGGGGACAGGCCATCATGGATCCAGTGCCCATGGGGTgccaccctctcctctcctcaagGCCCTGCTGCCCAAGCGAGGCTCAAAGATgcaaagggacttgcccaagttcaGACAGCCAGGCGGGGGGAGGGCATCGCGGTGTGCCCGGCCACCGGGTTCCAGATGCCAGAGGGCAAAAAGCGAGAGGAGTCCAAGGAAAACGTGACAAGGGCACCTCCACACGGCCAGTCCTCTGCTCACGGCTCAGCACCACCTAGGTTCCACCCAACCCAGCGAGCCCAGGGCTCAGGATGTGCTTCtcccacagaaacacacacacgtgcTCCCCGGGAGAAAGCGGAGGAAATTCACAGCAGCACCAAGGCTGTGACCCGCTCTCACCATTGGCCCGCTTGTATTTAGTTAACTGGTTATTGTGAATGAATTAAGATGCACCCATGACCTTGACAGAAATCTGCACGCAGCCTGTGGCATCCCTAccaccctcccctgcctcccccaccTGAGCCCCAGGCTCACATACAGTTTCCTGCTGGGGCCCCTCTCCGAACAGTCCACAGTGCCACTCACACTGAGATCAGCCTCATCCCCCAGAGGAGCTCCTCCTCCCAGGTTCCCCACTGCACCCTCACCGGGCCGGACCCCTGTGGGCCTCAGCCCTCATCCCCCCATGGTCCCTCAGCCCGACACCTCTGtgctccatctctccctctccgtcctcatccccctccctcctatCCACCCCCCTCTCCTGCTCACAACCCTCCCATGGCTCCCCAGCACCCCCAGGAAAAAGCCTCAGCCTGGCGTCCGTTTAGGATCTGACCCTCTTCAACTCCCACCCACGCCCTCTCTGCACGAAGaacctgccttccttggatgcaCCTCCGAGCCTTGGCCCCGCCTTCTGGGAGCATCCCCTCTCCCCAGTTTTTCGGTTAAATACCCATCCTTCAAATTCAGCCTCAAGCATCATGGCTCCCAGGAGACCTTCCCTGTGACCCCAGCAGAGCCAATGTCATGGGCACAGAGCCCCGTGCTGAGAAGGGCCCCACGTTTGGTTTGATGCTCTGCTATTGTCACTTGAAATTCTTGCCAGTTTTTAAACAAGGGGCCCCGCATTTTCATTCTGCATCGGGCCCCCCAAATCCTGGTCCTGCACCCCACTCTGAGCTAAGGCATACTCTTGCTCCTGCAGGGCCCAAGGTGTCCTCCTTCCCAGCCCCTGCGTTACGAGTAGCCAGAGCCCGGTCCTCACCACCTAGCACAGGGCTTGTCACCGCAGTCCCTACAACAGAGGGAAAGAGGGTCTGCCAATACTTGAGCTCCGACCGCGCAGCACGAGGTGGCCCTCCTGCTAGCtccccaccaccactgccacctcCTAGTCTCTCTCCATCCGTCATCCCATCTAATTCTCATGCCGACCCTACAAACTAGGCACTGCTATCCCACTTCCGGAGGGGCTCCAACAGAGGAAACCACACACCAAAGTTCAcaaatggtggagctgggattcaaacccagggctgCCTGACTCTCATGGACTCCACACCGCAAGGATGAATGGATGACGGATGCAGGATAGATGGATGcaggatggatggacggatgcaggatggctggatggatggatgcaggaTGGCTGGATGGACGAGtgaatggatggttggatggatgcaGGATGGATGGATGCAGGATGGCTGGCTGGATGGATGCAGGATGGCTGGATGGACGAGtgaatggatggttggatggatgcaGGATGGCTGGATGCAGGATGGATGGATGCAggatggctggatggatggatgcaggatggatggatggctggatggatggatgcaggatggatggatgaaggatGGCTGgatgaaggatggatggatggatggatggatggatggatggatggatgcaggaTGGATGGATATGGGACAGATGACAAGGAAGTGCACAAAGTGGTCCGCGGAATGTCTCCGCGTGGCCAGCCCAGGCAGGGCTCTCCGCCTGCTCATCGCATCCTTCCAGATGAAGAAGCTGGGGCGGGTGCTCACCAGTCTTGAGCTTCTCCAGCTGCCCGCGAAAGTTCTGGAAGCGGGCCTCCAGGTTCTCGGCCTCCGTGTGCACCTCGTCCACGCGCTGCTGCAACTCGGCCCGCTGCTGCTCCTGCCGCGAGCGGCGGTCCTCCTCGCTGCGGCGGCCGCTCACCAAGGCCTCCTGCATCTACAGGGGCAGGGGCGCGACGCTGGGCCCAgctcgggagggagggggcaccgacgcgggtggaggaggggaggggaggggagggggaggggaggggaggggggaggggagggggaggggaggggaggggggaggggaggggagggggggaggggaggggagggggggaggggaggggaggggggaggggaggggaggggagggggaggggcgggtctCGCTCACCTCCTTGATCTCCTCCTGCAGATGCTCCAGCTCCGAGTTCTGCTCATTGATGAAATTGAACTCCGCGAAGTTCCGCTCCTCCACTGGGGGCGAGTCCGGAAAGGCAGGgtccagagagacagagaccagcaaacagagagacacacacagaagggCAGAAAAAGAGATGTTGAGAAAGGCAACAAAGACACAGAGACaaggagagacagagacggaGAGATACAggcacagaaatagacacagggAACACAGAGAAATACAGGGCAAGGCAGAGCGACAGAAGGAGATAGCGACCCAGAGAAAGTCACAGAAATGccgagagagacacagagaaacagaAGTGAGGGAGAGAAAACGGTAAAGGTGGGTAAAGAGAGAACATTAGACCCCGGGAGAAAGACAGCAACAGGGACACGGAGATCGGCACACAGAGGTTAAGGGGAAGATTCCGAGGGTGACCCGCAGGCCCAGGAATGAGGgaggcggaggagggagggaacggGCAAGGGGAGACGGATGGGGGAGGCGGGAAGGCAGACACGCCAGGGAAATTGGACAGAAAGGAGAAGACGGAGATAACATTCAGTGAGAACGGatggagacacacagagaaggaagAGGTCAGAAGGCCCGAGacgggggtgggagagagactgGGGAGAAAGCGGGGAGAGAGAGGGGCGGAGGCCGGGCGGACGGGAAGAGGCGAGGAGGGCGGAGCCTGATTCCTGGTCCCTCCAGCGCAGGTGAAGTCCCCAGGGCCGAAGCGGAGGCCCTCGGTGACCGAGACAGAGCACAGTCTGCACTCGATTCCGGGGGGCTGGGCGCTGtgctcctgcccccccccccaccgccccttccatccccaccccctacccccggGAACTCACACTCCAGGTACTTCTCCACCAGCGAGTCCGGGTCGCTCTCCCCGGTCAGCTGGGACAGTTTCTTCAGGGCGTCCTCGTAGCGCAGCACCAGCTTCTCCTGGGAGGTCTTCCGGAGGCCTTCGGCCACCTCCCGGGCtgggggggtgagggggcagTGAGGTCGGCGTCCGGGGCGGCCACCAGGGCGGAGGGGCCTGGCTGGGGAcgctggtggggagggggcaacAACACCGCAGCCGCGCAGACCCCGCccctccagccccgccccccg encodes:
- the ODAD1 gene encoding outer dynein arm-docking complex subunit 1 isoform X3; translated protein: MSGTPAQQEPHPLWPRCLWDSLLGAVVPRMEARPSWREWIQEWESRSFAHGKDVKAPGCILDQKVKSQRRIKILEDQLDRVTCRFDIQLVRNATLREELDLLQIERNRYLNVDRKLQKEIQLLRDTVRTLMVSSTSAYTIREEAKTKLGMLRERAEKEVAQNDTEVQILQRQIAHSEQLHRFLKLKNGDRQPDPAVVEKREQRAREVAEGLRKTSQEKLVLRYEDALKKLSQLTGESDPDSLVEKYLELEERNFAEFNFINEQNSELEHLQEEIKEMQEALVSGRRSEEDRRSRQEQQRAELQQRVDEVHTEAENLEARFQNFRGQLEKLKTDIQRLFTRAQCDSTVINDLLGVKSHMRDRDIGLFLGLIEKRLVELLTVQAFLETQNNLSASSPNAALLVLGQSPEDLPKKVAPPQPPDNLEDPPGFEANDDYPLSKEELLSRVVKSLEAREQAGERRLEEMAEAVRTVDSTPASPGLPLLPKSPRAVPGSLASHRTSGVLASSGGRATGSNVGRVTFGDPSSSAGHTTFGSTSAVTGGLTSSRGSTAGRVISRSPNSSSYLGSSGHLGSSRGHESFGGPESKGPESESSGGLESSRGQVSSTGPASSTGRVSTTSKDSQSNY
- the ODAD1 gene encoding outer dynein arm-docking complex subunit 1 isoform X2; protein product: MPLGLSAGSSRSEDGSEAFLEGMVDWELSRLQRQCKVMEGERRAYSKEVHQRINKQLEEIQRLEGVRDKLQVQISIAQSQVKRLRDSKRLENMGHLLKRRVQAQAEVTELQEQTRALDRQIQEWESRSFAHGKDVKAPGCILDQKVKSQRRIKILEDQLDRVTCRFDIQLVRNATLREELDLLQIERNRYLNVDRKLQKEIQLLRDTVRTLMVSSTSAYTIREEAKTKLGMLRERAEKEVAQNDTEVQILQRQIAHSEQLHRFLKLKNGDRQPDPAVVEKREQRAREVAEGLRKTSQEKLVLRYEDALKKLSQLTGESDPDSLVEKYLELEERNFAEFNFINEQNSELEHLQEEIKEMQEALVSGRRSEEDRRSRQEQQRAELQQRVDEVHTEAENLEARFQNFRGQLEKLKTGVKSHMRDRDIGLFLGLIEKRLVELLTVQAFLETQNNLSASSPNAALLVLGQSPEDLPKKVAPPQPPDNLEDPPGFEANDDYPLSKEELLSRVVKSLEAREQAGERRLEEMAEAVRTVDSTPASPGLPLLPKSPRAVPGSLASHRTSGVLASSGGRATGSNVGRVTFGDPSSSAGHTTFGSTSAVTGGLTSSRGSTAGRVISRSPNSSSYLGSSGHLGSSRGHESFGGPESKGPESESSGGLESSRGQVSSTGPASSTGRVSTTSKDSQSNY
- the ODAD1 gene encoding outer dynein arm-docking complex subunit 1 isoform X4; translated protein: MGHLLKRRVQAQAEVTELQEQTRALDRQIQEWESRSFAHGKDVKAPGCILDQKVKSQRRIKILEDQLDRVTCRFDIQLVRNATLREELDLLQIERNRYLNVDRKLQKEIQLLRDTVRTLMVSSTSAYTIREEAKTKLGMLRERAEKEVAQNDTEVQILQRQIAHSEQLHRFLKLKNGDRQPDPAVVEKREQRAREVAEGLRKTSQEKLVLRYEDALKKLSQLTGESDPDSLVEKYLELEERNFAEFNFINEQNSELEHLQEEIKEMQEALVSGRRSEEDRRSRQEQQRAELQQRVDEVHTEAENLEARFQNFRGQLEKLKTDIQRLFTRAQCDSTVINDLLGVKSHMRDRDIGLFLGLIEKRLVELLTVQAFLETQNNLSASSPNAALLVLGQSPEDLPKKVAPPQPPDNLEDPPGFEANDDYPLSKEELLSRVVKSLEAREQAGERRLEEMAEAVRTVDSTPASPGLPLLPKSPRAVPGSLASHRTSGVLASSGGRATGSNVGRVTFGDPSSSAGHTTFGSTSAVTGGLTSSRGSTAGRVISRSPNSSSYLGSSGHLGSSRGHESFGGPESKGPESESSGGLESSRGQVSSTGPASSTGRVSTTSKDSQSNY
- the ODAD1 gene encoding outer dynein arm-docking complex subunit 1 isoform X1; translation: MPLGLSAGSSRSEDGSEAFLEGMVDWELSRLQRQCKVMEGERRAYSKEVHQRINKQLEEIQRLEGVRDKLQVQISIAQSQVKRLRDSKRLENMGHLLKRRVQAQAEVTELQEQTRALDRQIQEWESRSFAHGKDVKAPGCILDQKVKSQRRIKILEDQLDRVTCRFDIQLVRNATLREELDLLQIERNRYLNVDRKLQKEIQLLRDTVRTLMVSSTSAYTIREEAKTKLGMLRERAEKEVAQNDTEVQILQRQIAHSEQLHRFLKLKNGDRQPDPAVVEKREQRAREVAEGLRKTSQEKLVLRYEDALKKLSQLTGESDPDSLVEKYLELEERNFAEFNFINEQNSELEHLQEEIKEMQEALVSGRRSEEDRRSRQEQQRAELQQRVDEVHTEAENLEARFQNFRGQLEKLKTDIQRLFTRAQCDSTVINDLLGVKSHMRDRDIGLFLGLIEKRLVELLTVQAFLETQNNLSASSPNAALLVLGQSPEDLPKKVAPPQPPDNLEDPPGFEANDDYPLSKEELLSRVVKSLEAREQAGERRLEEMAEAVRTVDSTPASPGLPLLPKSPRAVPGSLASHRTSGVLASSGGRATGSNVGRVTFGDPSSSAGHTTFGSTSAVTGGLTSSRGSTAGRVISRSPNSSSYLGSSGHLGSSRGHESFGGPESKGPESESSGGLESSRGQVSSTGPASSTGRVSTTSKDSQSNY